A genomic region of Nostoc sp. UHCC 0702 contains the following coding sequences:
- a CDS encoding WD40 repeat domain-containing protein produces the protein MEQGLRLLIQLVLEFAPVIVSLIQNRTEDSLATTNYQFPQVIQEVAKIVNNTINTNNTSAGFEQEKLLQQQLAVYHRETQLQIIKQERDTALKLPEIHKILDSWPLRLYPSQILEFHNSHGRTPLKIFLAPPQVQFDQFDHRNEGTSEIELILAEGLREFVNKHYSFQSSIRPTELLAGAWDSKRFHSESSIKALFGALKTEPVLILESENDGDYLNFRIAYWGLGQEKYYYKTIARLPYKEIVQESAKNRALEWKKIRNELLALGEDLEDINQLGRDNVYNLAILEKSQKWQDKGIDISKLSLQYQVNHQDFEKLCQVLIACHCLVAAWVADAYHLVHYDVPPLLPELLPSMLKDALDLPSVQVIVTGYKQVYQALEKERRYWIPELALQLAQSLSHLPDRTWAQEQIEYSIYTWLELRQVSFQEFTSPLEAMQSAIKIEDEEYIHKLKDYFTAVGDSQSVGDVEKLLNAIANIKYKRTLESPNLGYTLYVHTDKVASVAISPDGQILVSGCADKTINLWNLNTGNLIRTLTGDLGEVSSVAVSPDGNFLAVGSCEHPKSNVQIWHLKTGKLLHTLLGHQKPVNVVAISPDGQILASGSNKIKIWHLHKGDRICTLWHSSAVHAVAISPDASILASGSSDTKIRLWNPSTGDPLRTLNGHDKEIKSIAMSPDGQLLFSGSADTTIKIWHLITGKLLYTLTGHLDEVKSLAVSPDGQTLFSASADTTIKIWRISTGELLQTLSGHSGIVTSVALSPDGKFLASGSSDKSIKMWQIFGH, from the coding sequence ATGGAGCAAGGCTTAAGGTTACTCATTCAACTAGTACTAGAATTTGCACCTGTAATTGTATCTCTTATCCAAAATAGAACTGAAGACAGTTTAGCAACAACTAATTATCAATTTCCCCAAGTAATTCAAGAAGTTGCAAAAATAGTAAACAATACAATTAATACAAATAATACTTCAGCAGGATTTGAACAAGAAAAGCTCCTGCAACAGCAATTAGCAGTATATCACCGCGAGACACAATTACAAATCATAAAGCAAGAGAGAGATACAGCACTCAAGTTACCAGAAATTCATAAAATTCTTGATAGCTGGCCTTTAAGGCTATATCCTTCGCAAATTTTAGAGTTTCACAATAGTCATGGGCGTACACCGCTGAAAATTTTCCTTGCTCCTCCACAAGTACAGTTTGACCAATTTGACCACAGAAATGAAGGCACTTCTGAAATAGAGCTAATATTGGCTGAAGGTTTACGAGAGTTTGTGAATAAACATTACTCTTTCCAAAGTTCCATTAGACCAACAGAGTTATTAGCAGGAGCTTGGGATAGTAAACGTTTTCATAGTGAATCGAGTATCAAAGCTTTATTTGGGGCGTTGAAAACCGAGCCTGTTTTAATTTTAGAGTCGGAAAATGACGGAGATTATTTGAATTTCCGCATTGCTTATTGGGGTTTGGGACAGGAAAAATATTACTACAAAACTATCGCTCGTTTACCTTATAAAGAAATTGTTCAAGAATCTGCTAAAAATCGCGCTTTAGAGTGGAAAAAAATTAGAAATGAACTGCTAGCACTGGGCGAAGATTTAGAAGATATTAATCAACTGGGTAGAGATAATGTCTACAATTTGGCAATTTTAGAAAAGTCCCAAAAATGGCAAGACAAAGGTATTGATATTAGTAAGTTGTCCTTACAATATCAAGTTAATCATCAGGATTTTGAAAAGCTTTGCCAAGTATTAATCGCTTGTCACTGTCTGGTTGCTGCTTGGGTGGCGGATGCTTATCATCTAGTGCATTATGATGTGCCTCCTTTATTACCAGAGTTGCTACCGAGTATGCTCAAAGATGCGCTTGATTTGCCATCAGTACAAGTAATTGTTACAGGTTACAAGCAGGTTTACCAAGCTTTAGAAAAAGAGCGACGTTATTGGATTCCAGAGTTAGCTTTGCAATTAGCTCAGAGTTTATCTCATTTACCCGATCGCACTTGGGCACAAGAACAAATCGAATATTCGATATACACATGGTTGGAACTGCGTCAAGTCAGCTTCCAGGAATTTACCAGCCCCTTAGAAGCGATGCAATCAGCCATCAAAATAGAAGATGAGGAATATATCCACAAATTAAAAGATTATTTTACGGCAGTGGGTGATAGTCAAAGCGTTGGGGATGTTGAGAAACTGTTGAATGCGATCGCTAATATCAAATACAAACGCACCTTAGAATCTCCCAATCTCGGCTATACCTTGTATGTACATACCGACAAAGTTGCATCCGTCGCCATAAGTCCAGATGGACAGATTTTAGTTAGTGGGTGTGCAGACAAAACCATCAATCTCTGGAATCTTAACACCGGCAATCTCATCCGTACCCTCACAGGAGATTTAGGCGAAGTTTCATCTGTAGCAGTTAGTCCTGATGGCAATTTTCTTGCCGTTGGCAGTTGCGAACACCCTAAAAGTAATGTGCAAATCTGGCATTTGAAAACAGGCAAACTACTCCACACCCTCTTAGGGCATCAAAAACCGGTTAATGTCGTAGCAATTAGCCCAGATGGGCAGATTCTCGCTAGTGGTAGTAATAAAATTAAAATTTGGCATTTGCATAAAGGCGATCGCATTTGTACATTGTGGCATTCATCCGCCGTTCATGCCGTAGCCATCAGTCCCGATGCTAGCATCCTCGCCAGTGGTAGTTCTGACACCAAAATCAGGCTGTGGAATCCCAGCACCGGCGATCCGTTACGCACACTCAACGGTCACGACAAAGAGATCAAATCAATTGCCATGAGTCCTGATGGACAACTCCTCTTTAGTGGTAGTGCTGACACAACCATCAAAATTTGGCATTTAATTACAGGTAAACTTCTTTATACCTTAACTGGGCACCTAGACGAGGTGAAATCTTTAGCTGTTAGTCCCGATGGGCAAACCCTCTTTAGTGCTAGTGCTGACACAACCATCAAAATTTGGCGTATTTCCACAGGTGAACTGTTGCAAACCCTCAGCGGACATTCAGGAATAGTAACTTCTGTTGCCTTAAGTCCAGATGGTAAATTTCTCGCCAGCGGTAGTTCTGATAAAAGTATTAAGATGTGGCAAATCTTTGGACATTAA
- a CDS encoding tetratricopeptide repeat protein, with the protein MTQSLNQVKQWEKRRDEAHRYYQRGKFQEYLDLATENLKLARAISDRARVGYTLNDIGLAHLGCWQLAKALESFHEALAVAVELDNRLAKANALSNLGSTYSRLGQFSQALEYFEGAVQIFRQLQDIQGEIATLNDVALIYTKLGEPKRALLLQYQILAMRRSLADFSGEATTLNGIGFAYSTLGQFEEALKYLTEALPIQRAVKNLVGEATTLNNIASVYGDLGQHQQALLLYNQVLLTRQALGDRSGEATTLNNIGFTYSNLVEYRQALKYYKQAIAIYQQLGDCLGEISTLLNMGSVYLTTKRKKMARSCFQNAQDLAEQIEYDPLLEKVQLFMNSL; encoded by the coding sequence ATGACGCAATCTTTAAACCAAGTCAAACAGTGGGAAAAACGTCGTGATGAAGCACACCGTTACTACCAACGGGGAAAATTTCAAGAATATCTCGACCTGGCGACCGAGAACTTAAAGTTAGCTAGAGCAATTTCAGATCGAGCAAGAGTTGGTTATACATTGAATGACATCGGTTTAGCCCACCTCGGTTGCTGGCAACTTGCAAAAGCATTAGAGTCTTTTCATGAAGCGCTGGCGGTTGCTGTTGAACTTGACAACAGACTAGCAAAGGCAAATGCCCTCAGCAATCTCGGCTCGACTTATAGCCGTCTGGGACAGTTTTCCCAAGCTTTGGAGTATTTTGAAGGAGCAGTTCAAATCTTCAGGCAATTGCAGGACATTCAAGGCGAAATTGCAACTCTCAATGATGTGGCATTGATTTATACCAAGTTGGGAGAACCGAAGCGAGCCTTGTTGCTACAATATCAAATTTTGGCAATGCGGCGATCGCTAGCTGACTTTTCTGGTGAAGCAACAACGCTAAATGGCATTGGCTTTGCCTACAGCACCTTAGGGCAGTTTGAAGAAGCTTTAAAATATCTAACTGAAGCATTACCAATTCAAAGAGCTGTCAAGAATTTGGTTGGTGAAGCAACCACATTGAATAATATAGCCTCTGTCTATGGTGATTTAGGACAACATCAACAAGCGCTACTGCTTTACAATCAAGTACTTTTGACACGTCAAGCATTAGGCGATCGCTCTGGTGAAGCAACAACCCTGAACAACATTGGTTTTACTTACAGTAACCTAGTGGAATACAGACAAGCACTCAAGTACTACAAACAAGCGATCGCTATTTATCAACAACTGGGTGATTGTCTGGGAGAAATTTCGACTTTACTGAATATGGGAAGCGTTTATTTGACAACCAAACGCAAAAAAATGGCGCGATCGTGCTTTCAAAATGCTCAAGACTTAGCCGAACAAATTGAATATGACCCACTTCTAGAAAAGGTACAGCTGTTCATGAATTCACTTTAG
- a CDS encoding lipid kinase — protein sequence MNAENWTYRLQRSLPVSSRALLLVNRHARQGQQSLLEAIDFLKKLGFDLIEESTEHPKHLSEVILRHQHEVDLVIIGGGDGTLNAAVDALVETQLPLGILPLGTANDLARTLKIPNSLSEACKIIAYGDLRRIDLGLVNNKYFFNVASLGLSVKITQQLTKEVKRRWGIFAYAAAALQVIWKSRPFSAEIRINGKSFRGKTLQIAVGNGRYYGGGMTVAPDATIDDERLDLYSLEIEHWWQIILLLPAMRKGQHIHWRTVRALQGQEIEVYTRKPRPINTDGEITTYTPAHFQVVPKAIAVLVPPIETF from the coding sequence ATGAACGCAGAAAATTGGACATATAGACTACAAAGGTCACTACCTGTAAGTTCCCGCGCACTGCTATTGGTAAATCGTCATGCCCGCCAAGGACAACAAAGTCTATTGGAAGCAATTGATTTTCTTAAGAAACTCGGCTTTGATTTGATTGAAGAGTCAACAGAACACCCCAAACATCTTTCTGAAGTTATACTTCGCCATCAGCATGAAGTTGACTTGGTAATTATTGGCGGTGGAGATGGCACTCTGAATGCCGCAGTTGATGCTTTAGTAGAGACACAATTACCTTTGGGTATCTTACCTTTAGGAACAGCTAACGACTTGGCGAGAACTTTAAAAATTCCCAATTCTTTAAGCGAAGCTTGTAAAATAATTGCCTATGGAGATTTGCGACGCATTGACTTAGGCTTAGTGAACAACAAATACTTTTTTAATGTTGCTAGTTTGGGATTAAGCGTGAAGATTACCCAGCAACTTACTAAAGAAGTTAAACGCCGCTGGGGAATATTTGCTTATGCTGCTGCTGCATTGCAAGTAATTTGGAAATCTCGCCCCTTTAGTGCAGAAATTCGGATTAATGGTAAATCTTTTCGTGGGAAAACTTTACAAATTGCTGTAGGTAATGGTCGCTATTACGGTGGTGGTATGACGGTAGCTCCGGATGCGACAATTGATGATGAAAGGTTAGATCTCTATAGTTTAGAAATAGAACATTGGTGGCAAATTATACTTTTATTGCCTGCAATGCGAAAAGGGCAACACATTCATTGGCGGACTGTCCGTGCCTTGCAAGGACAGGAAATAGAGGTTTATACTCGTAAACCGCGTCCTATTAATACTGATGGTGAAATCACAACTTACACCCCTGCTCATTTTCAGGTTGTACCTAAGGCTATAGCTGTTTTAGTGCCACCAATTGAAACATTTTAG
- a CDS encoding EF-hand domain-containing protein, with protein sequence MGSELIKKKLTVFFRGLDVDKNGFVEPEDFDQITANFARIRGWEPGSSDYENLHNQVISVWKNYWINADINQDNKVSFDEYLETCNQQFVADNDSSAAAWEQPMAALFDVIDINGNEQIALEEYKQLLTAFGFNASGYEEIFQKLDVNGDGYISKQEYLQLLKEFCSENPEATGNLFFGYY encoded by the coding sequence ATGGGATCTGAACTAATCAAGAAGAAATTGACAGTTTTTTTCCGAGGCTTAGATGTCGATAAAAACGGATTTGTAGAGCCAGAAGACTTTGATCAGATTACTGCTAATTTTGCGCGGATACGTGGTTGGGAACCTGGTTCATCTGATTATGAGAATCTGCATAATCAGGTAATCTCTGTATGGAAAAATTACTGGATTAATGCCGATATTAATCAAGACAACAAAGTTTCATTCGATGAATACCTGGAAACTTGCAATCAGCAATTTGTTGCAGATAATGATTCTTCAGCAGCAGCTTGGGAACAGCCGATGGCGGCTTTGTTTGACGTAATAGACATCAATGGTAATGAGCAAATTGCTTTAGAAGAATACAAGCAGTTGCTCACGGCATTTGGTTTTAACGCCAGTGGGTACGAAGAAATTTTTCAAAAACTCGATGTGAACGGTGACGGTTATATTTCCAAACAAGAGTATTTGCAGCTGTTAAAAGAATTCTGTAGTGAGAACCCAGAAGCCACTGGAAACTTGTTTTTTGGTTATTACTGA
- the ptsP gene encoding phosphoenolpyruvate--protein phosphotransferase yields MVGIVIVSHSKLLALGVQQLAAQMVQGNVPLAIAAGIDDAENPLGTDPMQVYEAIASVFSDDGVLVLMDLGSALMSAEMAIEFLPEAQRQHVYLCEAPLVEGTLAAVVAAAAGNNIQQVIAEARNALVAKATQLGVVSGETALREGFPPQVTALAPAVARNERHPKGQLSVVSGESQSKSQYPTQEIRVTVTNRLGLHARPAALFVATASRFQSQIKVKNLNRNTEFVRGDSINQVAILGVRQGHELAISAAGADADEALTALQALFATNFGEDDTALPPVPTQHQVTPATPGELSGIAASPGVAIAPVVHYQPPTITATEYHVDDPEIEWQRLLAAIHTAQQEIQALFSQASIQIGDAEAAIFDAHLLFLEDPVLLEAVHQRILDHHLNAEAAWQAVVDEVANSYRTLEDSYLQERVDDVVDVGQRVLRLLVGNVHSELHLVEPAIVVATDLTPSDTAGLDPTKVLGICTTYGSATSHSAIIARTLGIPAVLGVDTEVLHLEDGTLMALDGESGKAWVEPEPDILDLLEAKREAWQTATQQALAVAHQPAITRDGRQIRVFANIGSISDVQVAVGNGAEGVGLLRTEFLYLGRTNAPTEEEQYTVYQAIAQILDGRPLIIRTLDVGGDKPLPYIVKVPEANPFLGWRGIRFCLDHPDLFKTQLRAILRASATHNIKIMLPMIATVTEVRAAKAILSEAQAELTQANIPFDEAIAVGIMIEVPAAVAIADQLAVEADFFSIGTNDLSQYVMACDRTNPRVANLADALHPAVLRMIQRTIKAAHAAGIWVGLCGELAADSSATAILLGLGLDELSVNPQSIPVIKQAIAQLSVDEAVAIAASALQQDSATHVRSLVQQLTDR; encoded by the coding sequence GTGGTTGGAATTGTTATCGTTTCTCACAGTAAACTACTAGCGCTCGGTGTGCAGCAACTTGCAGCACAAATGGTTCAGGGTAATGTCCCCCTGGCTATAGCAGCAGGTATTGATGATGCTGAAAACCCGCTGGGTACAGATCCGATGCAGGTTTATGAGGCGATCGCTTCTGTTTTCAGCGACGATGGTGTATTAGTATTAATGGATCTAGGTAGCGCTTTGATGAGTGCAGAAATGGCTATAGAATTTCTGCCTGAAGCACAGCGACAACATGTATATTTATGTGAAGCACCCTTGGTAGAAGGTACACTTGCTGCTGTAGTTGCAGCCGCCGCTGGGAACAACATTCAGCAAGTTATCGCAGAAGCACGCAACGCATTAGTAGCAAAGGCGACTCAGTTGGGGGTTGTCAGTGGTGAGACAGCACTGCGGGAGGGTTTCCCTCCGCAGGTGACTGCGTTAGCGCCAGCGGTAGCGAGGAACGAGCGTCACCCGAAGGGTCAGTTGTCAGTTGTCAGTGGCGAATCTCAAAGCAAATCACAATACCCAACTCAGGAAATTCGGGTGACTGTCACCAACAGGCTAGGATTACACGCGCGTCCTGCGGCTTTGTTTGTCGCCACTGCATCTCGGTTTCAATCCCAAATCAAGGTCAAGAATTTAAATAGAAATACAGAATTTGTGCGAGGCGATAGTATCAACCAGGTAGCAATTTTAGGCGTGCGTCAAGGACACGAACTGGCGATTTCTGCGGCTGGTGCTGATGCAGATGAGGCACTGACTGCTTTACAAGCATTATTTGCTACTAACTTTGGTGAAGATGATACTGCTTTGCCTCCTGTACCTACACAGCATCAAGTTACCCCAGCTACTCCCGGCGAACTTTCAGGAATTGCCGCTTCTCCAGGAGTAGCGATCGCGCCTGTCGTCCATTATCAACCACCCACAATCACAGCTACGGAATACCACGTAGATGACCCAGAAATAGAGTGGCAACGGTTACTAGCAGCAATTCACACTGCCCAGCAAGAAATTCAAGCACTGTTTTCACAAGCTTCTATTCAAATTGGCGATGCTGAAGCCGCCATCTTTGATGCCCATCTGTTATTTTTAGAAGACCCGGTGTTACTAGAAGCGGTTCACCAACGTATCTTGGATCACCATCTGAATGCTGAAGCCGCTTGGCAAGCCGTGGTGGATGAGGTGGCGAATTCCTACCGCACCCTTGAGGATTCTTACCTACAAGAACGAGTTGACGATGTTGTGGATGTGGGGCAAAGGGTGCTACGCCTGTTGGTGGGGAATGTCCATAGTGAACTGCATCTAGTGGAACCAGCCATTGTAGTGGCGACAGATTTAACTCCCTCGGATACCGCTGGACTAGACCCGACAAAGGTGCTAGGAATTTGTACTACCTATGGTAGCGCGACTTCCCACAGTGCAATTATTGCCCGGACATTAGGCATTCCGGCAGTTTTGGGTGTAGATACAGAGGTGCTACACTTGGAAGATGGTACGCTGATGGCACTCGATGGTGAGAGTGGTAAAGCTTGGGTAGAACCAGAGCCAGATATCCTAGATTTACTAGAGGCAAAACGGGAAGCTTGGCAAACTGCAACTCAACAAGCCCTAGCTGTGGCACATCAGCCAGCAATTACCCGTGATGGACGGCAAATTAGGGTTTTCGCCAACATTGGTAGTATATCTGATGTGCAAGTTGCTGTGGGTAATGGTGCCGAAGGAGTGGGACTGCTTCGCACCGAGTTTTTGTATCTCGGACGAACAAACGCACCCACAGAGGAGGAGCAATACACAGTATACCAAGCGATCGCTCAAATTTTAGATGGTCGCCCCTTGATTATTCGCACTCTCGATGTCGGTGGTGACAAACCGCTTCCCTATATAGTAAAGGTTCCAGAAGCCAACCCGTTTTTAGGTTGGCGGGGAATTCGTTTTTGTTTGGATCATCCAGATTTGTTCAAAACTCAGTTGCGGGCAATTTTGCGAGCTAGTGCCACACATAATATTAAAATTATGTTGCCGATGATTGCCACTGTGACTGAGGTACGGGCGGCTAAGGCAATTCTCAGTGAAGCCCAGGCTGAACTGACACAAGCTAATATTCCCTTTGATGAAGCGATCGCAGTCGGAATTATGATAGAAGTACCCGCAGCAGTAGCGATAGCCGATCAGTTAGCTGTAGAAGCAGACTTTTTCAGTATAGGTACTAATGACCTCAGTCAATACGTCATGGCATGCGATCGCACCAACCCACGAGTAGCAAATTTAGCTGATGCCCTACATCCGGCAGTGTTACGCATGATACAACGAACTATCAAAGCTGCCCATGCAGCAGGGATTTGGGTAGGATTATGTGGGGAACTAGCAGCAGATTCCTCAGCAACAGCAATTTTACTAGGTTTGGGGCTGGATGAATTAAGTGTGAATCCCCAAAGTATACCTGTAATCAAGCAGGCGATCGCACAGTTAAGTGTAGATGAAGCTGTTGCGATCGCTGCATCTGCATTACAACAAGATTCTGCAACTCATGTTAGAAGTTTGGTTCAACAATTAACGGATAGATAA
- a CDS encoding exopolysaccharide biosynthesis protein, translating into MHLRFSQEIKSLLQRLAEQHLTLGDILAETSERGFSLVIALLVLPFLFPMPPGLAGPFGAACLVLSIQMVLGRRSPWLPKKIARYQFPRPFAQFLLKNLQRLTRILEKITRHRLAKIANNPLTWRINGLCISWLTILLMSPVPFTNPFPTVGILLLAVATIEADGLLICIGYILTALITALFGFIGYALWLAPSLLPSIFK; encoded by the coding sequence ATGCATCTAAGATTTTCTCAAGAAATTAAGTCCTTGCTGCAACGCCTCGCTGAACAGCATTTAACTCTGGGTGATATTCTGGCAGAGACTTCCGAACGCGGTTTTAGCTTGGTAATTGCATTATTAGTTTTGCCGTTTTTGTTTCCCATGCCGCCGGGATTAGCTGGCCCTTTTGGTGCTGCTTGCTTGGTATTGTCTATACAGATGGTTTTGGGCAGGCGATCGCCTTGGCTACCCAAAAAAATTGCCCGCTATCAATTTCCTCGTCCTTTTGCCCAATTCCTTTTAAAAAATCTGCAACGTCTCACCAGGATATTAGAGAAAATCACGCGTCATCGGTTGGCGAAAATAGCTAATAACCCTTTGACTTGGCGCATCAATGGACTTTGTATATCTTGGTTGACAATATTGCTAATGTCACCAGTTCCCTTTACCAATCCCTTTCCAACTGTAGGAATTCTACTGTTAGCAGTTGCAACCATCGAAGCTGACGGTTTGCTAATTTGCATTGGCTATATTCTCACTGCCTTAATTACCGCATTGTTTGGATTTATTGGTTATGCCCTTTGGTTAGCCCCCAGTTTGTTGCCATCTATATTTAAATAG